CTTGGATGCCACCAGGCTTGATAGGTCCAAACCTCTTAAACTCCTCATGGAGTTGCTCAGGAGTACAATTCAAGGGCAGATTTTTTATGTAAATTGAATGACCATCAACTGGAAAGAAGCAAATGGATAGCGataatcatacttaatatatcaGACTTGTACAAAATCAAAATACTTCATAGTTTTAGCAAGAAATCTGCACAACCTTCTGACTCTTGGGCAGTATTTTTTGTTTCAACAGCACTAGAACTGGCAGCAACATTCTCCGGTGCTGCAGCTGCCGTAAAAGCCGGGGCTGCCTGTTGGTCTGAGTTAGAAGGGGTTGGCCTAGCAGGTGCAGATGCTGGAATCGATAAAGGAGTAACGTTGTCCTTCATGACTTTCACCTACATTAGTGAAACATCTAAGATCACGAGAACTGCTGCAACACTACTGTTCCACATTGTTATGCAATGATATTGAATTTTTAGATGGGAAGACAGCTCTATGCTTGTCGAAACCCTGCTCCTTGTTACACTCCTCATTAGAGCATCGCATGCAGCTCTAACAGACTAAGACTAACACGCTTCAAATagaaatattttgataattaattgcttatggaTGAAAACAAATAACATTAAGAAAACAAGCATGCAATGTGCCAAATTCTTGTCAACTTACAAATACATAATAACCGAAGTTGTCATCATCTTCCAAGTAGAGGAAAATAAGTTGAAGACCTAAATTCAATCACTaggatttaaataaatatagattTCCATTCATTAaggataaataaatataataagagAAGAACATGAACATTACAAATTTCTAAGTCTAGAATTATGGatagaattatcattaaaacacTATGGTCGAAGGTCTAAAGCAGATAGGATATGTGCAAGTTAGCAAAAGAAAGGACAGGATTCCCTCGACATGGCTTATCGGTTCTGGAGATTTGCAGTAGAAGTTTTACACAGTATCCTTTCAAAGTTTATCACGTGTCAGTGACAAAATGGAAATgatttcatgaaaactacatgACAAGATAAAGGAACAATGTCTAAGCAGGCATTAATAGTTAGCAAGTCATGGAGAAGTAAATAGAAGGAAAGCCTTAAGGATGCAAAAAAGATTTTTACAATGGACGCATATGATTTCTTCGGCGCCTCTTCCTGGACTGTAGCAGAATTTGAATCAGCTAAAACTGCCTGAGAATTGTTTGGAATCTCATCAATCACCTCAGCTACTGGTGCTTCCTCCTCCACAACTGAACCATCCTCGTTCTCTAAAGGATTATACACTGCCTCTTCATTcacttcctcctcttctcctggaTGCAACACTGCCCGCTCAATCACATGTTGCTCCTGTGGTGGAGGAGCCTCTGCACATAAGTTAGAACAGGAAAAAAGAATAAACAGGGAAAGATGAGTAATGGAACACATAAATTTCCATATAAATCAAGTATTTGGTGGCTTCCGAATCATACCCTGCTGGGGTGCTAGAGTCACACCAGTGTCATTCACCAACCCAGAGATCCCCTGTTGCTCGTCAGCCTCTTCCACATATCTAAATATATCATTCAAGACATAGTAACCTTTATCCTGGGTAGCAAGGAAGAAAGACTGAGTGAAGCTTCTCCTGATGTTATCCTTCCCTGTGAGGTACCCAGTCACGAGGACGAGCACCCCACCATCAAGCGATTCCTGAGCATCCACCGTCTTTATCTCTGCCCCGAACTCTCTGTAGTACATAGACAGTATCTTCTCGTTGATCGCCTTCCCATCAATCCAACCAGGCAACAGAAAAATCAATTAaatcagaaaagaaaaatctaaagCAAGAGTTGCTATCAAGAAAGATCggtcttcattttttttcttatttttctctacTTTCTCTCATCAATCAAACTCAAAGATGTTAAATTCCTACAAGAAACAAGGACAAGCTTACTTGCATGGTGGTGATCGAACTCATGACGCCCTGGGCCTCCGAGCGGCCGAGCTTGCTGTTCTCCAGGTAGAAGCGGTAGACCAGCTCCGGAGACTGGTGAAGGATATGGTAGTACTGGTGAACAAAGGCGTTCGCAACCTACCAACAATCCAATAAATCAGCATAGCATCGAACCTTTCTTCGAACTCttgaatcaagaagaaggaaaacaGAGCCCAATCGGATCGAGACGCTTACCACTTGAGCAGAGGGGGGAGATCCGCCAGGAGCCAGCTGCTCGGACGCCATGCCGCGAGTCGAAGGTCGACAAGAACCGGAACAAACCCTAGTTCGCCGGGAAACGGAGCAAGCGCCGCGGATCAACGAAAAGAGTCACGGATCGATGGAAATCGAGCCCCGGGGGTCGGATTAAAGGAGGGATTGGAGTGAAAAGACGAGGAAATTTGGTTTTCCTCCTTCGATCCGTCGAGCACTCCCAAGGGCTTGGGGTCTTAGGATCTGGGGGGCCAAGAAACGACAACTCGAGAGAGAACGAAGGGAAGGACAGGGAGAGCTCTGTTTATATTTCTTGGTTCCTTTTTTCCGTTTCAATGCCGTTTAAATAACGCAGAGGCGGCGAAGCAAACTTCCAATCGAACGCATAGAGTTTTTATGCGGGAACAAAGAAATGGCGTCCAGATGTGAGTGATGATTAAAGCGGACGGTCGATGTGATTTCCGTATGGAAATTTCTATGATTCCTGTGCACGTGACATCAGAAGGTGTCCATTTGGGGCACTTTGGCATCGAGTTCGTCCGGAGAAGCTGGAATGAGATTGCACCGCACGTGTGCAATGCACGTGGGATGGAGCAGCGATGGCTGCGCCGGCATTTTACCCGATTTATTTATCTGCCTGTCGATGAGAACAAAATCTTCACAAAAAGATATGTACTTTACACAAGGTCAACGTAGATTCTGTCGATTCTCTTCATGTTTTAACCAcgtataaaaataaatacacCTTTAGTAATCTCAAATATTAAATCTataactatttttttataaaaatattacttcCTATTCTTAAATTACGAGCGAgagaaatatatttatcaaaaaattaaaaattaaaaaaatattttagttggtgCAAAAGACACACCCATATATTGTATCTCCCAAGTGCCACATTTTAATAAAACTAATCCAACTTTTAAATCTTCCAACCCTTCAACTTCATCCTCCAAACATGAAGCAACTTAACCAAATCTCACGGTGCAACCGTCCACACCGAAACATCTATATAATCCATCCTCATTGTACGTTACCAATCTGATGTACGATATAAAATATAGATTATGTAGAAGAGTCACAGGCTCCTACAGGGGGGAATGCAAGGCTTGAAGGTAGAGGCAGAAACATCTATATAGCCCATCTTCACCGTATGTTACTAGTTCGACGTATGATATAAAACATAGATTATGTAGAAGAGTCACGGGCTCCTACATAGGGAAATGCAAGGCTCGAAGGTAGAGGTGTGCATGGGTCAGGTTGTGTTGGTTTGGAGCTAAATTCAAAATTGAACCGATTTAAACTGGTTCTATAAAATTGAAACAAAATCAAACTAACCATCTATAAAAAGTTGCATGAGGCCGATCCAAAAATTTGGTTCAATTCAATTTAATTTATTGGATCGATATTTGATAGGCTAGGATAAATAGGCTAGACTAagtctaaatataaaaaaaaattattttatataggATTGATATTCAATAGATTGGACTAAACAAGATAAGCTAAATCTAAACAAaagaattttattatatataaaaaattcttttgtttatatataaaaaataggaaaataaaaatcaaaaaatcgaAATTTATATGTAGATGCATGTGGATTGAATCGAGTTGGGTTGGGTAGGATTGGTTTaaatgtatatgtgtgtgtgtgtgtagggTTGGATCGGGTTGAATTGATTTGAAccgatttttaaaaaatttaaattgaaaACAAACCAATTTTTTCagattaatttttttcaaattaaacccaattttttttcaaaaaaaaatagatataaaccAAGCTAGTTTGGGTTAGGTTCCTGGTTCCACCATTTTTATACACAACCCTGCTTGGAGGCCATCTTAAATTTGGGTGTGGAGGCTATTTTGCCTGGGACTCCACAATCAATGGAAATGTACCCATTGATCTGTGCAGCTACCCAATCCCCTCCCCCATCCCACACACTCTCTCGAGCTCCAAATCCCTGCAAGCGCAATCGAATCCTCCAATTctccctctcctttgaatccCTTGTTCCATCCCGAGCATTTACAACAAAAAAATCCAAGGTTTGAGCTTAGAGGATCCTAGGATttaaggattttatttcctcAAATTTGCTAGTTTTCTTCTCTCTAGAGGCGCACGAGGGGCAAGAGAGTGTTTCGCGTGACCTAACAATCGAGATGAGAGAGTACTTGATGGACAGTTGTGATCTCATATCTAGAGTTCAAATgattatttgttttaaataatttatgtGAACTAATTATTTGTTAATATATTTATGTgttttttcaattttatatttttatatagatTTATCTAAAATTTATGATTATTCCATCATTTAATCTATCTAAGGTAATAATCAtagcaaaaaaaatcaaataatattttaaaaacttttattttttgcaccTAATTGAACATAAGTTGGTGGTAGGGTATGTTTAACCTATTAAGGTGTACAATAATATGTGAGTTATCATCTCAAGTTTGGATCCTCTCTGGTTCGGCATTGAACCCGAGAGGATCAGTCGATCAATCATGGCCAAAATTGTGCAGGTCTCATGTGGTACACGAGACAATGTGCCGCACATGCATCAGTGGGCCCTGTACAATCATAACTATCCTACCATACATGGATACCTACGATTGATCAATTGGTCATTCTCTATTCATGCCCTCTTCTGGAGGAAAAATTATCGATTGAATCAAGTCCACCAGCTCAGCAGTGGACTAGTCCAACTAGAAAGCAAAATGCATAAAATGCCCTTCCGACTCCCTTTTCTCTCCTCCTGCTTCTTTATCCGTGTTTGTGCATGTTGCTTTATGGTTGGATTGATTAACTATTGAGCAGGTGGACCTGGTCCAACCAATAATTTCTCCTCCTAGAGAATATTTCTGACCCTCTCCCCCTTCCATTGTAATAAATTTTGAGGAAACAAGAAGCAAAGCTTAAGATGGCCGACCTTTTATGATGGACTTTTATTTGTTTATGGAATATGTTAATGCAAAGTGCATTGAGGTTTTCTATTCCATTTCCACTCCTCTAATCCTTCTCTTATTGATCGGCAGGCTCGACTGTCCATTGTCATGCCAAGGTAAAGTTTGATGGTGCAATGCACAACTTCTCAAAGACTGGGGACTGGTTTTGTTgctagaaattggacccgggggctgccgcgaaccaaagggggaggagctccgctgccgggatgGTGGatggcggtgcgccggctggtggtgtcctcctggagagtcctgcaaaaaagccggtggccgggctttccggcgccggccctccgaagcttaagtcagagggggctaatatgtggGGGAGTAAGGAGAGGAGTGTCTGTTCTTTCTGTGTGTATATTTGTGTCTGTTTTGTGTTGTCCCCTCCCTCTACTTCCTccgttcccttttatagaaggatattatgttacttgggaggtgacaggggaatttgtcctcttttgtgataattgggcacgatttggctcattaatggcgtagtggagaataaggcgggatcagaccggaatcagagagttgtcacggttgatcggacccgctggagtggttgaaccgccggccgtggtgggcctggggttcgtagatggtaagtgcattaattgctgagtgaatcggcggtcagggagagccatacactttgatggttcagtgatccggagatcatcttgagccgtgttcatttaatgactgagtgcatcggaggcctgagggggtttCATGCATTAATGACAGGTCGTGCCGAGTACCTGCACTAAAAAGGGAGAAATTAACACTACTTGGCATAAGGAGCCTGGCCTGGAACTCCCCTACCATTGGAGCAAGTCTTGATCAACTCTTCCACTAACTAAAGATTCCGAGAGGTAGACATAGAAAGACAATGTTACGATTCTCTTTTTTCTGCCCTAGCTCTTACTCCTCTACTTCAATGAGCTTTCCTAGTTAGAAAAGGATGTTTCGTTCACTCTTctcaagagaaagagaaagaatatAAAATCTCGCGCTTTGATGACTTAGAGATAGTGGTAGATTGTAGTGGAGTCGTGTATCTAGCCGTCAGATCCtttagagggttaggcggagattgagtatttggttaaggctcgggctcggcacgggtgccgagccgagctggtcgcccagcgGAGTGTCCTGTGGCAGGGTTACTTCTGGTCGGCGttctctggtcggctctttttAGTCGGGCGCCTTTATTCAGGCTCTTTGGTTGAGTGCCTCGCTGGCCGGCGCTATTTGGTTGAgcgcctctggtcggcgctctttggtcgagcgccttgcTGGTCGGCGCTATTTGGTTGAGCGCCTTCGAGGTGGCATGACTTGgaatttttcccccaacactaccctccgacttccAAGTTCCAGCTGGCTACCAgcttgagcgcgggaagtagttttagttgggtcattacggatttcgaaaattttaaattatcgcGCTTTTCTATTTATCAGGCGCTTCGAGGTGCCtctaataggcggcgtctcttctttcccgaaatGTCCCATTATTGGGACGCCCTCTCCGAAGCGTCCTCatgtcgtgggctcatgatggggccgcacgatccgatggggcgcttcggtgTTCGAAGCGTCAACCCGAATTAAATGTGGCGCTCCGTCTTTTGGGCCGACACGTGTCGTAATCTAAACGGGATGCAGCGTTTCtctcgctgatccgggccgttggaggggtctatataaactctcaCCCGGCCTCCCGTTCCTTTCTTATTGTCTTCTTCCTCCAACTCTTCTTAGTCCGAAGTTTCTTTTGTCCGGCGTCTCCTACAGGTCCCTTTTCTTCCTAGTCTTTCCCTCTTCCTTCTAATGGGTTCCATTCCTAGTGAAGTtgagtccaccatgagtgttctggaggtcgaaatgaccgaagagtggtttttccctcttcaagggttccgtttggaacccgccaggcgggAGGATCGGGtgaccgatcctccggtaggccggattggagtgtacttagagtcactctgggccggcctacgatTCCCTCCCCACGGCTTCGTGAACGAGTTGTTGGCGGTGTACCAATTGGTTCCGGCGCAGCTtgctccgaatgcctggaggacagtgatcggTTTCTTGTCGCTGTGTTTACTgcacgggattccgacctctgtcaacgttttccggcgactttttgttTTGAAGTCGAATCCggaagacggagagtggctctatatcgcccttcgggcgggtcggccactctttcagGGCGCTCCTTCGTCCATtcatgactggaagaagaagTTCTTCTTCCTAGGCTCTGAACGGACATGGGGGTTTGACCTTAGGTGGAGACCGACCCAGCTTAGGTCTATCAACAAACCCCCCCAGCTTTTtccacgtgagcaggggatcaTCGACACCATCCACAGCCTCGGGGACGGTATTTTACTGAGTGGCCTCATAAGTCAGGATGCTCTAGTGAAcgttggcctgagctcggcgcgtccccatGGTAAGGGTAACAGTAGGGTgtcatttttcattttattaCTGTTCTAAGTTCTAATCCTGCTCGcccttgcagatatcgcaaagatggtgaccaagagcgaggtcCTATACGCCCGGTTTCAGAAGAgagcggccgagctctcggaagaaccgaccgagccgaggaagaaggcGAAGACCTCGGCGACCGCAGCGGTCGAGGTGGGCGTTCCTCGACCCGCGCGCTCCGAAGCTGGTCGGAGGGAGGGCGCGGATTCCAGGGGCGTGGGCTCAAGGGGAGCTGTGGTGGCGCTCCCGTGCCCGGTGCCATTGTCGCAaattcctggtcggcaggaagccccagttgccgaccaggggagaaGCTCCGCGGGTCTGGCGCTCGCGCGCCCCCGCTCTAGTTTCgcggcagtcagatcggccgccTGTTCGACCCCAGCCCTCCAATTCCGAGCCGGGGAGCAGCCGGGGAGCTTCGAGGTCGGCTCTGCCTAGGGCAGCCGAAGCTAGCCTTTCAGGCCCGTCGGGCTCACGGGAGCGGATTCCTTACGCTCCCGTCTGGTCGGTTtttgagggcgactcggccctcgACAATCCTCAAGTAGCACGCGAAGTgtttcgggtcgcgctgcttccggccgaccaggccaagATACGGTCCATAAACTGCAGCGCCTTCATGGACTCCACTCTTTGCTCTGCCGTTCGGGTAAGTTGGTCTTCCTATTCGTACGGTTATATGcaagttttattttttagtcTCATCTCTCACATCTCTTttttacagcatttgcacgagacggagacgCTGATGCACATTGTACAAGACTACCGGAAGCGGGCCCGGAGGCATCAGAGGGGGCACGAGGAGGCCGAGGCGAGGTgccaggcgtccgaggccgAGCGCCAGGTGCTCCAAACAAGAGTGGGAGCAGCCGAGGACGAGATTCaagctctgaccgccgagctcgagGACGAGAAGGGCGCGCATACGTTGGCGAGATCGGAAGTGCGCGCCGCGGAGGCTCGTTTGGCCGAGGCCGAGCTGGCACTGGCCTTCTGCGAGCAAGAGGTGGGGAATGCCAGCCTTAAGACcttagagctcgagcgggaAATAAAAAACCTCGAGCGGAAAGCCGCATAccatgaggctcgggagcaagaggctcgggagcaggccCAAGACGCGGTCAAGCTTTTCCGTGAGTCGGATGAGTTCCGTGACCTTCTAGAAGAAGAAGGTGTGAACGGGCTCATCTagggcttcaaggacttccgcaACCAACTGCGGGAGCTCCTTCCAGATTTTGACCTGAACCTGCTCAGACCAGGAGCAGGGGTTGAAAGGTCGGAGGTGGAGGtggaggcagaaactccggaGGCAGAAGCTCCGGAGGCCGAGGCAGAAGCTCCGGAGGCCGACCAGGGAGGTCTGGCCGAGGCGGCCGAGGCTGTCCCCGAGGCCACCGGGACGGCCTCCGAGGCCGTTCCTGGTGCTGCTGAGGCTGCCGA
Above is a window of Phoenix dactylifera cultivar Barhee BC4 unplaced genomic scaffold, palm_55x_up_171113_PBpolish2nd_filt_p 001718F, whole genome shotgun sequence DNA encoding:
- the LOC103709394 gene encoding nuclear transport factor 2-like isoform X3 produces the protein MASEQLAPGGSPPSAQVVANAFVHQYYHILHQSPELVYRFYLENSKLGRSEAQGVMSSITTMQAINEKILSMYYREFGAEIKTVDAQESLDGGVLVLVTGYLTGKDNIRRSFTQSFFLATQDKGYYVLNDIFRYVEEADEQQGISGLVNDTGVTLAPQQEAPPPQEQHVIERAVLHPGEEEEVNEEAVYNPLENEDGSVVEEEAPVAEVKVMKDNVTPLSIPASAPARPTPSNSDQQAAPAFTAAAAPENVAASSSAVETKNTAQESEVDGHSIYIKNLPLNCTPEQLHEEFKRFGPIKPGGIQVRSHKQQGFCFGFVEFEVTSAVQSAIEASPIMIGRHQAFVEEKRPAGSRVSNGGRFLSGRGGFRNDGLRGRGNYGGGRGYGRGDYSSRADFSNRGAGRGGSLNRGGGDGGYQRVDRIGSSGGRGNRSVSLPRNAPENVAPRVPAPA
- the LOC103709394 gene encoding nuclear transport factor 2-like isoform X2, whose product is MASEQLAPGGSPPSAQVVANAFVHQYYHILHQSPELVYRFYLENSKLGRSEAQGVMSSITTMQAINEKILSMYYREFGAEIKTVDAQESLDGGVLVLVTGYLTGKDNIRRSFTQSFFLATQDKGYYVLNDIFRYVEEADEQQGISGLVNDTGVTLAPQQEAPPPQEQHVIERAVLHPGEEEEVNEEAVYNPLENEDGSVVEEEAPVAEVIDEIPNNSQAVLADSNSATVQEEAPKKSYASIVKVMKDNVTPLSIPASAPARPTPSNSDQQAAPAFTAAAAPENVAASSSAVETKNTAQESEVDGHSIYIKNLPLNCTPEQLHEEFKRFGPIKPGGIQVRSHKQGFCFGFVEFEVTSAVQSAIEASPIMIGRHQAFVEEKRPAGSRVSNGGRFLSGRGGFRNDGLRGRGNYGGGRGYGRGDYSSRADFSNRGAGRGGSLNRGGGDGGYQRVDRIGSSGGRGNRSVSLPRNAPENVAPRVPAPA
- the LOC103709394 gene encoding nuclear transport factor 2-like isoform X1, which translates into the protein MASEQLAPGGSPPSAQVVANAFVHQYYHILHQSPELVYRFYLENSKLGRSEAQGVMSSITTMQAINEKILSMYYREFGAEIKTVDAQESLDGGVLVLVTGYLTGKDNIRRSFTQSFFLATQDKGYYVLNDIFRYVEEADEQQGISGLVNDTGVTLAPQQEAPPPQEQHVIERAVLHPGEEEEVNEEAVYNPLENEDGSVVEEEAPVAEVIDEIPNNSQAVLADSNSATVQEEAPKKSYASIVKVMKDNVTPLSIPASAPARPTPSNSDQQAAPAFTAAAAPENVAASSSAVETKNTAQESEVDGHSIYIKNLPLNCTPEQLHEEFKRFGPIKPGGIQVRSHKQQGFCFGFVEFEVTSAVQSAIEASPIMIGRHQAFVEEKRPAGSRVSNGGRFLSGRGGFRNDGLRGRGNYGGGRGYGRGDYSSRADFSNRGAGRGGSLNRGGGDGGYQRVDRIGSSGGRGNRSVSLPRNAPENVAPRVPAPA
- the LOC120109014 gene encoding tropomyosin beta chain-like; translation: MDSTLCSAVRHLHETETLMHIVQDYRKRARRHQRGHEEAEARCQASEAERQVLQTRVGAAEDEIQALTAELEDEKGAHTLARSEVRAAEARLAEAELALAFCEQEVGNASLKTLELEREIKNLERKAAYHEAREQEAREQAQDAVKLFRESDEFRDLLEEEGAGVERSEVEVEAETPEAEAPEAEAEAPEADQGGLAEAAEAVPEATGTASEAVPGAAEAAEEGGLYRRAGYSEAARREP